One region of Anoplopoma fimbria isolate UVic2021 breed Golden Eagle Sablefish chromosome 10, Afim_UVic_2022, whole genome shotgun sequence genomic DNA includes:
- the fbxl2 gene encoding F-box/LRR-repeat protein 2 isoform X2, which translates to MNGITKGRFEVFSNSDEAPINKKLPKELLLRIFSYLDVVTLCRCAQVSKAWNVLALDGSNWQKIDLFNFQTDIEGRVVENISKRCGGFLRQLSLRGCLSVGDASMKTFAQNCRNIEVLNLNGCTKITDSTCLSLSKFCYKLKQLDLTSCVSISNHSLKAVSDGCRMLEMLNLSWCDQITRDGIEALARGCNGLRALFLRGCTQLEDGALKHLQKHCPELTTINMQSCTITDEGLVSLCRGCHKLQILCVSGCSNITDASLTAMGLNCPKLKILEAARCSHVTDAGFTVLARNCHELEKMDLEECILVTDNTLVQLSIHCPRLQALSLSHCELITDDGIRALSSSTCGQERLTVVELDNCPLITDVTLEHLKSCHRLERIELYDCQQVTRAGIKRIRAHLPEIKVHAYFAPVTPPPSVHGGGQRLCRCCIIL; encoded by the exons ATGAACGGTATCACCAAGGGCCGGTTCGAG gTGTTCTCAAACAGCGATGAAGCGCCCATTAACAAGAAGCTCCCCAAAGAGCTTCTTCTTAG AATATTCTCCTATCTAGATGTGGTTACACTCTGTAGGTGTGCCCAAGTATCCAAG GCGTGGAATGTCCTGGCCCTGGACGGCAGCAACTGGCAGAAGATTGACTTGTTCAACTTCCAGACAGACATAGAG gggcGCGTGGTGGAGAACATTTCGAAGCGTTGCGGAGGCTTCCTGAGGCAGCTGAGCCTCAGGGGCTGCCTGAGCGTGGGAGATGCCTCCATGAA GACGTTTGCTCAGAACTGCAGAAACATTGAAGTGTTGAACCTGAACGGCTGCACCAAGATCACAGACAGCACCTGTCTCAGCCTCAGCAAGTTTTGCTACAAACTCAAACAGCTCGATCTTACTTCCTGTGTGTCCATCAGCAACCACTCCCTCAAAGCCGTCAG TGATGGCTGCAGAATGCTGGAGATGTTGAACCTGTCATGGTGTGACCAGATCACACGTGATGGCATTGAGGCTCTGGCTAGAGGCTGCAATGGTTTACGAGCACTCTTCCTCAGAGGATGCACACAg CTGGAAGATGGAGCATTGAAACACCTCCAGAAACACTGCCCAGAACTCACCACCATCAATATGCAGTCTTGCACA ATAACTGACGAAGGCCTAGTCAGTCTGTGCCGAGGATGCCACAAGCTACAGATCCTTTGTGTGTCTGGCTGCAGTAACATCACTGATGCCTCCCTCACTGCAATGGGACTCAACTGTCCCAAACTCAA GATCCTTGAAGCTGCACGATGCTCCCATGTTACAGACGCTGGGTTCACTGTGCTGGCCAGg AACTGTCATGAGCTTGAAAAAATGGACTTAGAAGAATGTATTTTG GTGACAGATAACACCCTGGTTCAGCTGTCTATCCACTGCCCTCGCCTGCAAGCACTG TCCCTGTCCCACTGCGAGCTGATCACAGACGATGGCATCAGAGCTCTGAGCAGCAGTACATGTGGCCAAGAGCGCCTCACCGTGGTGGAGCTGGACAACTGCCCCCTCATCACTGACGTGACCCTGGAGCACCTGAAGAGCTGCCATCGTCTGGAGCGCATTGAGCTCTACGACTGTCAGCAAGTCACCAGGGCTGGAATCAAACGCATCCGG GCCCACCTCCCAGAGATCAAAGTCCACGCCTACTTTGCCCCAGTGACACCCCCTCCCTCTGTACATGGAGGTGGCCAGCGTCTGTGCCGCTGTTGCATCATCCTCTGA
- the fbxl2 gene encoding F-box/LRR-repeat protein 2 isoform X1, whose protein sequence is MNGITKGRFEVFSNSDEAPINKKLPKELLLRIFSYLDVVTLCRCAQVSKAWNVLALDGSNWQKIDLFNFQTDIEGRVVENISKRCGGFLRQLSLRGCLSVGDASMKTFAQNCRNIEVLNLNGCTKITDSTCLSLSKFCYKLKQLDLTSCVSISNHSLKAVSDGCRMLEMLNLSWCDQITRDGIEALARGCNGLRALFLRGCTQLEDGALKHLQKHCPELTTINMQSCTQITDEGLVSLCRGCHKLQILCVSGCSNITDASLTAMGLNCPKLKILEAARCSHVTDAGFTVLARNCHELEKMDLEECILVTDNTLVQLSIHCPRLQALSLSHCELITDDGIRALSSSTCGQERLTVVELDNCPLITDVTLEHLKSCHRLERIELYDCQQVTRAGIKRIRAHLPEIKVHAYFAPVTPPPSVHGGGQRLCRCCIIL, encoded by the exons ATGAACGGTATCACCAAGGGCCGGTTCGAG gTGTTCTCAAACAGCGATGAAGCGCCCATTAACAAGAAGCTCCCCAAAGAGCTTCTTCTTAG AATATTCTCCTATCTAGATGTGGTTACACTCTGTAGGTGTGCCCAAGTATCCAAG GCGTGGAATGTCCTGGCCCTGGACGGCAGCAACTGGCAGAAGATTGACTTGTTCAACTTCCAGACAGACATAGAG gggcGCGTGGTGGAGAACATTTCGAAGCGTTGCGGAGGCTTCCTGAGGCAGCTGAGCCTCAGGGGCTGCCTGAGCGTGGGAGATGCCTCCATGAA GACGTTTGCTCAGAACTGCAGAAACATTGAAGTGTTGAACCTGAACGGCTGCACCAAGATCACAGACAGCACCTGTCTCAGCCTCAGCAAGTTTTGCTACAAACTCAAACAGCTCGATCTTACTTCCTGTGTGTCCATCAGCAACCACTCCCTCAAAGCCGTCAG TGATGGCTGCAGAATGCTGGAGATGTTGAACCTGTCATGGTGTGACCAGATCACACGTGATGGCATTGAGGCTCTGGCTAGAGGCTGCAATGGTTTACGAGCACTCTTCCTCAGAGGATGCACACAg CTGGAAGATGGAGCATTGAAACACCTCCAGAAACACTGCCCAGAACTCACCACCATCAATATGCAGTCTTGCACA CAGATAACTGACGAAGGCCTAGTCAGTCTGTGCCGAGGATGCCACAAGCTACAGATCCTTTGTGTGTCTGGCTGCAGTAACATCACTGATGCCTCCCTCACTGCAATGGGACTCAACTGTCCCAAACTCAA GATCCTTGAAGCTGCACGATGCTCCCATGTTACAGACGCTGGGTTCACTGTGCTGGCCAGg AACTGTCATGAGCTTGAAAAAATGGACTTAGAAGAATGTATTTTG GTGACAGATAACACCCTGGTTCAGCTGTCTATCCACTGCCCTCGCCTGCAAGCACTG TCCCTGTCCCACTGCGAGCTGATCACAGACGATGGCATCAGAGCTCTGAGCAGCAGTACATGTGGCCAAGAGCGCCTCACCGTGGTGGAGCTGGACAACTGCCCCCTCATCACTGACGTGACCCTGGAGCACCTGAAGAGCTGCCATCGTCTGGAGCGCATTGAGCTCTACGACTGTCAGCAAGTCACCAGGGCTGGAATCAAACGCATCCGG GCCCACCTCCCAGAGATCAAAGTCCACGCCTACTTTGCCCCAGTGACACCCCCTCCCTCTGTACATGGAGGTGGCCAGCGTCTGTGCCGCTGTTGCATCATCCTCTGA